GGTGCGTTCACCAGGATGCTGAAAAGCCGAACCGGATCCTTGCAGTTCGATCTCGAGGGACGCAACCGTCGTCCTCCGAAGGACCCCGTAAACGCCCTCCTGTCGTTTGCCTACTCGCTGCTGACCAAGGAATTCGTTCTCGCGACGCGAGCGGCTGGGCTCGAGCCGCTGCTCGGCTTTTACCACCGACCCCGCTTCGGCCGACCTGCCCTGGCTCTGGACCTGATGGAAGAGTTCCGCCCGCTCATCGCGGATTCGGTCGTCATCAACGTGCTCAACAATCAGGTTGTAGCGCCGGGCGATTTCCTCTCCTCCATGACCGGCGTAGCCCTGCGCCCGGCCGCCCGGAGGCGCGTGATCGAGGCCCACGAGCGGCGCATGGCCGAAGTGATTACCCATCCGGTATTTCGCTACCGAATCAGCTATCGCCGCGTGCTGGAGGTGCAGGCTCGTCTGTTGTGCCGGCTATTACTGGGCGAGATCGACGTCTACCCGCCGTTCCGCACCCGGTGACCGGCGATGAGTCAGGCGTTCATCGTCACCTACGACATCTCGGACGCCAAGCGCCTGAGGCGCGTATTCCGCATCATGTGCGGGTACGGCCAGCACCTTCAGTTCTCGGTCTTCCGCTGCGAGCTCACCACGATGATGCTCGTGCAGCTCCGCGCCGAGCTGGCTCGCGTCATCCATCACCGCGAAGACCAGATCCTCTTCATCGACACGGGTCCCACCTGCGGCCGCGGCTCCAACTGCATCGAATCGCTCGGCCGTCCTTTCCTCGCTCGCGATCGCGGCGCCAAGATCGTATGATGTCGTCGTGTCCGGCTCAGCGAGCGGCGCAGCTATGCCACCTCCCCAGGCACCGCTCGCATATGAGATCGCTCTTTGAAAAACAAATAGATATGCAGCTCGCACCAAACTCATCCACCGCGGTTTGCAGCCACCACGCACGAGTCTCTACCATCGCTCGCAGTCCGGTCCCCAAACCAGCGAAATCACAACGATCTCCGGGGACCTGTTTCCGTCGCCAACGAGCGACGGCCCCATTGAAGCTGTCCCCGTGCACGTGGGACTGAAAGTCCAGGCACTGGTTTCCGTCGCCAACGAGCGACGGCCCCATTGAAGCCACTGCATCCGAGCAAACTCGCGTCCACTGGTCCTTGTTTCCGTCGCCAACGAGCGACGGCCCCATTGAAGCATTGACGTAGACCACCGCTACAGCCCGGGAATCAAGTTTCCGTCGCCAACGAGCGACGGCCCCATTGAAGCGAGCAGCAC
This genomic interval from Pseudomonadota bacterium contains the following:
- the cas2 gene encoding CRISPR-associated endonuclease Cas2; protein product: MSQAFIVTYDISDAKRLRRVFRIMCGYGQHLQFSVFRCELTTMMLVQLRAELARVIHHREDQILFIDTGPTCGRGSNCIESLGRPFLARDRGAKIV